In a single window of the Myxococcales bacterium genome:
- a CDS encoding sigma-54-dependent Fis family transcriptional regulator encodes MPMHRMNLLIVDDDDAIVKIFERISRDRNWSYAVARSGEEALERLSSGIFEAAVVDIKLPGFTGLQFLDYVKSNHLGTEIVIMTGVGSEEIAVQAMKKGAYDYFTKPFDDINRVVIVLEKAMERFSFVNKIRSLERRGADSPYFEEMVGKSRSMHEIFDIINSIAPSDSAVLIQGESGTGKELVAHAIHLRSKRKDMPFVVINCAAIPGHLLESELFGHIKGSFTGAIADKPGLLKTAEGGTVFLDEIGEMPPLLQVKLLRFLQEGEIRPVGSNDVEYVDVRLIVATNRDLGRAVREGGFREDLYYRINVIGIHMPPLRDRRDDIPLLAYHFLDKYAKRMKKTVKRISIDALHALQSYSWVGNVRELENVIERAVVLATDESITTQDLPPKILGEAFYAQNDFGTSSDLYQLAYKEAKNKALESFNRGYIASVLKRAGGNISFAADKAKMDRSNFKKLIKKYSILVEEYKEEFNKE; translated from the coding sequence ATGCCGATGCACAGGATGAATCTCCTGATAGTGGATGACGATGACGCAATCGTCAAAATATTCGAGCGCATCTCACGCGATCGCAACTGGAGCTATGCGGTGGCAAGGAGCGGCGAGGAGGCCCTGGAGCGTCTGAGCTCTGGAATTTTTGAAGCGGCGGTGGTCGATATAAAGCTTCCGGGTTTCACCGGGCTTCAGTTTCTCGACTACGTAAAATCCAATCATCTGGGAACTGAGATAGTCATCATGACCGGGGTCGGGTCTGAAGAGATAGCCGTACAGGCTATGAAGAAGGGGGCTTACGATTACTTTACCAAGCCCTTCGACGACATCAACAGGGTCGTCATAGTCCTCGAGAAGGCGATGGAACGTTTTTCTTTCGTGAATAAGATAAGGTCTCTCGAGAGGAGGGGTGCTGATTCACCGTACTTCGAGGAGATGGTGGGCAAAAGTCGGAGTATGCACGAGATATTCGACATAATTAACAGCATAGCCCCGAGCGATTCCGCCGTCTTGATACAGGGCGAGAGCGGAACAGGGAAGGAGCTTGTCGCGCACGCGATCCATCTTCGTTCCAAGCGCAAGGATATGCCCTTTGTGGTGATAAATTGCGCTGCCATTCCGGGGCATCTTCTTGAAAGCGAACTCTTTGGCCATATCAAGGGTTCATTCACCGGAGCGATAGCCGACAAACCGGGACTACTGAAGACCGCTGAGGGCGGAACTGTTTTTCTCGATGAAATAGGGGAGATGCCCCCGTTGCTGCAGGTGAAACTCCTGAGGTTTCTGCAGGAGGGGGAAATACGGCCGGTAGGTTCCAACGATGTCGAGTACGTCGATGTCAGGCTCATAGTAGCCACCAATAGGGATTTGGGAAGGGCCGTGCGCGAAGGGGGCTTCAGAGAGGATCTCTATTACAGAATCAATGTGATAGGAATACACATGCCGCCGCTTCGTGACAGGCGGGATGACATCCCTCTGCTCGCTTATCATTTTCTCGACAAGTATGCCAAGCGCATGAAAAAGACGGTCAAGAGGATCTCTATAGACGCGCTTCACGCTCTGCAGTCGTATTCCTGGGTGGGCAACGTAAGGGAGCTCGAAAACGTCATCGAACGCGCCGTCGTCCTCGCGACCGACGAATCTATAACTACCCAGGATCTTCCCCCTAAGATCCTCGGCGAGGCATTCTATGCGCAGAATGATTTCGGCACATCTTCGGACCTCTATCAGTTGGCTTACAAGGAGGCGAAGAACAAGGCCCTGGAATCCTTCAACAGGGGGTACATAGCCTCGGTGCTGAAGAGGGCCGGCGGCAATATATCCTTCGCTGCGGACAAGGCAAAGATGGACAGATCCAATTTCAAGAAGCTGATAAAAAAATATTCCATACTCGTGGAAGAGTACAAAGAAGAGTTTAACAAGGAATGA